The Chrysemys picta bellii isolate R12L10 chromosome 12, ASM1138683v2, whole genome shotgun sequence genome has a segment encoding these proteins:
- the LOC135974445 gene encoding uncharacterized protein LOC135974445 translates to MQADNRKRAPAWTVREVLDLIAVWGEDSVLAELRSKRRNAKTFEKISKGMMERGYNRDSEQCRVKVKELRQAYQKTKEANGRSGSEPRTCRFYAELHAILGGAATTTPPVIVDSGSGIVSSAMPEDSADGGEEEEEEEDELAESTQHSVLPNSQDLFLTLTEVPSQASQASTQDSDPMEGTSAAANSSSIPPPSRRLSQIRRRKKRTRDEMFSEIMESSRSDRAHLNEWKETVSKYRKEASEREERRDQREERRDARDERWRQEDQRSKDATLGLLREQTDMLRRLVELQERLLENRLPLQPLFHPPPSPCSVSSSPRRVRTRGGGRLRTPSHSTPVDSPSKRLSFF, encoded by the exons atgcaggctgataatcgaaaaagagcaccagcatggaccgtgagggaggtactggatctgatcgctgtatggggagaggattcagtgcttgcagaacttcgttctaaaagacgaaatgcaaaaacttttgaaaaaatctccaagggcatgatggagagaggctacaatagggactctgagcagtgccgcgtgaaagtcaaggagctcagacaagcgtatcaaaaaacaaaggaggcaaacggtcgctccgggtcagagccgcggacatgccgcttctatgccgagctgcatgcaattctagggggggctgccaccactaccccacctgtgatcgtggattctgggtcggggatagtctcatcagcgatgcctgaggattctgccgatgggggagaggaggaggaggaggaggaggatgagcttgcagagagcacacagcactccgttctccccaacagccaggatctttttctcaccctgactgaagtaccctcccaagcctcccaagccagtacccaagactctgaccccatggaagggacctcag cagctgcaaattcctcaagcatccctcctccatcccgaaggttatcacagataaggcgtcgtaagaagagaacgcgagacgagatgttttctgaaattatggaatccagccgcagtgacagagctcatctgaatgagtggaaggaaacagtttcaaagtataggaaagaagccagtgaacgtgaggagaggagggaccaacgtgaggagaggagagacgctcgagatgagaggtggcggcaggaagaccagaggagcaaggatgcaacgctggggctgctgcgtgagcaaacagacatgctccggcgtctggtggagcttcaggaacggctgctggaaaacagactgccgcttcagcccctgttccaccctcccccctccccatgttccgtatcctcctcacccagacgtgtaagaacacgggggggggggaggctccgtacaccttcccattccaccccagtagacagcccaagcaaaaggctgtcatttttttaa
- the LOC101935520 gene encoding zinc finger protein 239-like isoform X2, which translates to MQENYEISTSLGDGTVSEKKKEDSEQVGSQVTLSGRATGKVFQSTEQGEARQSQRRPERQLGNQAGEIQCESTHRSRGFKDTKQPVVQRIASGEELNLCSDCGRSFLWKSALITHQRIHTGEKPYKCLDCEKSFSRSSHLISHQRTHTEEKPYSCSECGKSFNQQSNLLIHQRIHTGERPYKCPDCGKSFSYNSVLMTHQKMHTGEKPYKCLDCEKIFSQRSDLTKHQRTHTGERPYKCNECGKSFSLSSHLISHKKTHKGEKPYICSNCGKSFSDSSNLITHQRIHTGEKPYKCPKCRKSFGRLSHLNRHQTIHTGERPFKCLDCGNSFRDSSSLIRHQRIHTQEKP; encoded by the exons ATGCAGGAGAATTATGAGATTTcaacctcgctgg GTGATGGGACGGTGAGTGAGAAAAAGAAGGAAGATTCTGAGCAGGTGGGATCACAGGTGACATTATCAGGTAGAGCCACAGGGAAAGTTTTCCAGAGCACTGAACAGGGAGAAGCCCGTCAGAGTCAGCGCAGGCCAGAGAGGCAGCTGGGAAACCAAGCAGGGGAGATCCAGTGTGAATCCACTCACAGGAGCAGAGGGTTCAAAGACACCAAACAGCCTGTAGTACAGAGAATCGCCTCTGGAGAGGAACTGAACTTATGCAGTGACTGTGGGAGAAGCTTCCTTTGGAAATCAGCCCTTATTActcaccagagaatccacacaggagagaaaccctataagtgTCTAGACTGTGAGAAAAGCTTCAGCCGCAGCTCACACCTTATTTCACATCAGAGAACCCATACAGAGGAGAAACCGTATAGCTGCTCTGAGTGTGGAAAAAGCTTCAATCAGCAGTCCAATCTTCTTAtacaccagagaatccacacaggagaacgGCCCTATAAATGccctgactgtgggaaaagcttcagttacAACTCAGTCCTTATGACACATCAGAAAATGCACACTGGAGAGAAGCCCTATAAATGTCTTGACTGTGAGAAAATATTTAGCCAGCGCTCAGACCTCACTAAACATCAGAGAACCCATACGGGGGAGAGACCCTACAAATGcaatgagtgtgggaaaagctttagtCTGAGCTCCCACCTTATTTCACATAAAAAAACCCATaagggagagaaaccctatataTGCTccaactgtgggaaaagcttcagtgacaGCTCAAACCTTATTAcgcatcagaggatccacacaggagagaagccctacaaATGCCCTAAGTGCAGGAAAAGCTTCGGTCGTCTCTCGCACCTTAATAGACACCagacaatccacacaggagagagaccctttaaatgcttggactgtgggaacaGCTTTCGTGACAGCTCATCCCTCatcagacatcagagaatccacacacaaGAGAAACCCTAG
- the LOC101935520 gene encoding zinc finger protein 239-like isoform X1 — protein MQENYEISTSLAGDGTVSEKKKEDSEQVGSQVTLSGRATGKVFQSTEQGEARQSQRRPERQLGNQAGEIQCESTHRSRGFKDTKQPVVQRIASGEELNLCSDCGRSFLWKSALITHQRIHTGEKPYKCLDCEKSFSRSSHLISHQRTHTEEKPYSCSECGKSFNQQSNLLIHQRIHTGERPYKCPDCGKSFSYNSVLMTHQKMHTGEKPYKCLDCEKIFSQRSDLTKHQRTHTGERPYKCNECGKSFSLSSHLISHKKTHKGEKPYICSNCGKSFSDSSNLITHQRIHTGEKPYKCPKCRKSFGRLSHLNRHQTIHTGERPFKCLDCGNSFRDSSSLIRHQRIHTQEKP, from the exons ATGCAGGAGAATTATGAGATTTcaacctcgctgg CAGGTGATGGGACGGTGAGTGAGAAAAAGAAGGAAGATTCTGAGCAGGTGGGATCACAGGTGACATTATCAGGTAGAGCCACAGGGAAAGTTTTCCAGAGCACTGAACAGGGAGAAGCCCGTCAGAGTCAGCGCAGGCCAGAGAGGCAGCTGGGAAACCAAGCAGGGGAGATCCAGTGTGAATCCACTCACAGGAGCAGAGGGTTCAAAGACACCAAACAGCCTGTAGTACAGAGAATCGCCTCTGGAGAGGAACTGAACTTATGCAGTGACTGTGGGAGAAGCTTCCTTTGGAAATCAGCCCTTATTActcaccagagaatccacacaggagagaaaccctataagtgTCTAGACTGTGAGAAAAGCTTCAGCCGCAGCTCACACCTTATTTCACATCAGAGAACCCATACAGAGGAGAAACCGTATAGCTGCTCTGAGTGTGGAAAAAGCTTCAATCAGCAGTCCAATCTTCTTAtacaccagagaatccacacaggagaacgGCCCTATAAATGccctgactgtgggaaaagcttcagttacAACTCAGTCCTTATGACACATCAGAAAATGCACACTGGAGAGAAGCCCTATAAATGTCTTGACTGTGAGAAAATATTTAGCCAGCGCTCAGACCTCACTAAACATCAGAGAACCCATACGGGGGAGAGACCCTACAAATGcaatgagtgtgggaaaagctttagtCTGAGCTCCCACCTTATTTCACATAAAAAAACCCATaagggagagaaaccctatataTGCTccaactgtgggaaaagcttcagtgacaGCTCAAACCTTATTAcgcatcagaggatccacacaggagagaagccctacaaATGCCCTAAGTGCAGGAAAAGCTTCGGTCGTCTCTCGCACCTTAATAGACACCagacaatccacacaggagagagaccctttaaatgcttggactgtgggaacaGCTTTCGTGACAGCTCATCCCTCatcagacatcagagaatccacacacaaGAGAAACCCTAG